Proteins encoded by one window of Polyangiaceae bacterium:
- the selD gene encoding selenide, water dikinase SelD produces MQYVRPGIESRELVLVGGGHAHIQILRRWAMKPVPGVQLTLVVDRGDAVYSGMVPGFVAGDYSLEEISIDLARLAGRAGAQLIPSAAIEVDPSRHRISFADRPAIFYDVASLDVGSRVLGWRLAGVKQFVLATRPIAKLTQELLGRLSKLRGPGRVCVVGGGPGGVELAFCCQARLAALGLDVGITLVDAASQILDGYPDALRQRTLELAQARDIELRLGRNVVEVREDGVRLETSEVVAADLVLWVAGAAPPALIEDSPLPRDPRGFTLCDDELRVKGHTDLFAVGDCAVQANHPWVPRAGVYAVRQGPVLDHNLRAVLARAPLQSYEPQRDYLSLLNLGGGVALGSKWGRTLEGRWVWRLKDRIDRRFVERFTFADATQEPTATAEMECGGCAAKLGRETLQDALSGMDTEAPDERVIWGIREAEDVAAWKMKDEVVVANVDAFSAFTRDYFALGRVAATNALSDLWAKAALPEVALSSLVIPKADRQKQAATVQQILKGASQVFDAHGVQLLGGHTQAGEQLQVGFAIWGRARGPLLPKRGAQSGDCLVLTKALGSGVLLHADAMGDCRFDWRKELYASLFATNADAGLLAQRLGARAATDITGFGLLGHLHEMLHADGLGAELELSALPVLPGALELLARGYRSTFHAQNSALREWCQRSTREGAVEARTELLFDPQTSGGLLIAISPEQAEELLRQLSSAGLPQARLIGRVKDPGVSLV; encoded by the coding sequence GTGCAGTATGTGCGCCCAGGCATCGAGAGCCGTGAACTGGTGCTGGTTGGCGGCGGGCATGCTCACATTCAGATCTTGCGTCGCTGGGCCATGAAGCCCGTGCCCGGGGTTCAGCTCACCCTGGTCGTCGACCGAGGCGACGCAGTCTATTCCGGAATGGTTCCAGGCTTCGTTGCCGGCGATTATTCCCTCGAGGAAATAAGCATCGACCTGGCACGTCTCGCAGGCCGGGCCGGCGCGCAGCTGATCCCGTCTGCAGCCATCGAGGTGGATCCAAGCCGTCACCGCATCTCGTTCGCAGACCGACCAGCGATCTTCTATGACGTTGCGAGTCTCGATGTGGGCTCCCGAGTGCTTGGCTGGCGACTAGCGGGTGTTAAGCAATTCGTGCTAGCGACGCGGCCCATCGCCAAGCTCACTCAAGAGTTGCTGGGGCGCCTGTCCAAGCTGCGCGGCCCGGGGCGAGTGTGTGTCGTTGGCGGCGGACCGGGTGGAGTGGAGCTGGCCTTCTGCTGTCAGGCTCGTCTGGCTGCCTTGGGGTTAGACGTGGGGATCACCCTCGTGGACGCTGCTTCGCAGATCCTCGACGGCTACCCGGATGCGTTGAGGCAGCGCACCCTGGAGCTTGCCCAGGCCCGCGACATCGAGCTCAGGCTCGGACGGAATGTCGTCGAGGTGCGGGAGGATGGCGTGCGCCTGGAGACGAGCGAGGTCGTCGCAGCCGATCTGGTGTTGTGGGTCGCCGGCGCTGCGCCGCCCGCGTTGATCGAAGACAGCCCACTTCCGAGAGATCCACGCGGATTCACGCTCTGCGACGACGAGTTACGCGTCAAAGGCCACACTGACCTGTTCGCGGTCGGGGACTGCGCCGTGCAGGCGAATCATCCCTGGGTGCCTCGGGCTGGGGTGTACGCCGTACGTCAGGGGCCGGTGCTGGACCACAACCTTCGCGCCGTCTTGGCTCGCGCCCCGCTCCAGAGCTACGAGCCACAACGGGACTACCTCTCTCTCTTGAATTTGGGGGGAGGGGTGGCGCTTGGCAGCAAATGGGGGCGCACCCTCGAAGGCCGCTGGGTCTGGCGGCTCAAGGATCGAATCGATCGTCGCTTCGTCGAGCGATTCACGTTCGCCGACGCGACCCAAGAGCCGACCGCTACGGCTGAAATGGAGTGCGGCGGCTGCGCGGCGAAGCTGGGGCGGGAGACACTTCAGGACGCGCTGTCCGGGATGGACACGGAAGCGCCTGACGAGCGAGTGATCTGGGGGATCCGCGAGGCAGAAGATGTTGCTGCGTGGAAAATGAAGGATGAAGTGGTCGTCGCCAACGTCGACGCCTTTAGCGCGTTCACCCGTGACTACTTTGCCCTGGGCCGGGTTGCCGCCACGAACGCGTTGAGCGATCTGTGGGCGAAGGCCGCGCTGCCGGAGGTTGCGCTGTCGAGCCTGGTGATCCCGAAGGCAGACCGGCAGAAGCAGGCAGCTACCGTGCAGCAGATCCTCAAGGGTGCGAGTCAGGTGTTCGATGCCCATGGTGTGCAGCTGCTCGGCGGACACACTCAAGCTGGAGAGCAGCTGCAGGTCGGCTTTGCGATTTGGGGCCGCGCTCGCGGTCCATTGCTGCCGAAGCGTGGAGCGCAATCAGGTGACTGCCTAGTGCTAACCAAAGCCCTTGGCAGCGGTGTGTTGCTCCATGCGGATGCGATGGGTGACTGCCGCTTCGACTGGCGCAAGGAGCTGTACGCGTCCCTGTTCGCCACCAACGCGGACGCTGGGTTGCTCGCCCAGCGCCTAGGCGCTCGCGCGGCCACGGACATCACTGGGTTTGGGCTCCTCGGCCACTTGCACGAGATGTTGCACGCCGATGGGCTCGGTGCAGAGCTCGAACTCTCCGCTCTGCCCGTGTTGCCTGGTGCGCTCGAGCTGCTTGCCAGAGGCTATCGATCGACGTTTCACGCGCAGAACTCCGCACTACGAGAGTGGTGCCAGCGTTCGACTCGCGAGGGCGCTGTTGAAGCACGCACCGAGCTGTTATTCGATCCGCAGACCAGCGGGGGACTCCTGATCGCGATCTCGCCGGAACAAGCTGAAGAGCTACTCAGGCAACTGTCCAGCGCCGGGCTGCCTCAAGCGAGGCTCATCGGTCGTGTGAAGGACCCCGGCGTATCCCTGGTGTGA
- a CDS encoding response regulator, with product MPTQAPQPNRATPSSSAQLRSKASQAQRSGRVRLVGLLFAVSVLFHSGVVLLRGRSTAVHWWTDIGWTLISLIAAAKCVDTALRQQRRHQRRAWWCFAIGCASWFLGMLIWDYFELVATQITPFPAVSDVFFFALVPAFIAGFWFQKQSAPSVPLTLKHVGDLGVTLSVAAMVGAMMLYRPATQLTESRTYVASALAYPVLHLSMLLFGLSTLWQYNWGRRRRVLSVQVLATALLAAVTTLYGHSLLIRSYEAGHVIDVFWVGAFCLMIWAAYEADWLHTERSRVSDVSPTLDALVPALGVLAITVVAFAFHTQWTTELVPFLVGLGVMLALFMGMRAWGSSQLVKGLLDDVRREERRFRVLLDDAPIGIAYIRDDGKVAICNRRLKQMTKSGSIDLLEGEEWVESGVSDRIRTVLLRKERIQSEHTLAAPEKGQEGEKEHLSSELERHIQLSVAPLGGGGALALISDGTEQHMLLKQLVQAQKMEAVGSLAGGLAHDFNNLLTAMLAGVSLVRLKQDDPELDEHLEQMEQSMWQAAELTQRLLTLSRKREATMGPMQPAKIVRRVAKLLERSIAETITLKLDLEEEDLCILGDGGQLEQALLNLALNARDAMPEGGRLEFKMRVADLTAASARSLPGSYLVLTVTDTGHGIPEEVQSRVFEPFFTTKAAGEGTGLGLAMVYASMKEQGGWASVSSLMGRGTTFSLYLPAREADASEVESDRFTSALPQGTESILVVDDRDAPLLAAKGVLDACGYRVVLAWSGAEALERISKGDQAFDLVITDAVMPNMGGRRLLAELKAREVNIPVILATGYEVDPHTSSDSFSAVIAKPYHSKELARIVRRVLDERANQVSSSSRAG from the coding sequence ATGCCTACTCAAGCGCCTCAGCCGAACAGGGCGACCCCGTCTAGTTCCGCCCAGCTGCGGAGCAAGGCGAGTCAGGCCCAGCGCTCCGGCCGCGTGCGGTTGGTCGGCTTGCTATTCGCAGTCAGCGTGCTGTTCCACAGCGGCGTGGTGCTGCTGCGTGGGCGGAGCACTGCGGTGCACTGGTGGACGGATATCGGGTGGACGCTGATCAGCCTCATCGCCGCAGCCAAGTGCGTCGACACGGCACTGCGGCAACAGCGGAGGCATCAACGTCGCGCCTGGTGGTGCTTCGCAATCGGCTGCGCGTCGTGGTTCCTTGGCATGCTGATCTGGGACTACTTCGAGCTAGTAGCCACTCAGATCACGCCTTTCCCCGCGGTTTCCGACGTCTTCTTTTTCGCGCTCGTACCAGCGTTCATCGCGGGGTTCTGGTTCCAGAAGCAGAGCGCTCCGAGCGTGCCGCTCACGCTGAAGCACGTAGGCGACCTGGGAGTCACGCTGAGCGTGGCGGCGATGGTGGGCGCCATGATGCTCTACCGGCCGGCGACTCAGCTCACGGAATCACGAACCTACGTCGCGAGCGCTCTGGCGTACCCGGTGTTGCACCTGTCCATGCTGCTGTTCGGGTTGAGTACGTTGTGGCAATACAACTGGGGTCGGCGACGGCGCGTCCTCTCGGTGCAGGTGTTGGCCACAGCGCTACTCGCGGCGGTGACCACGCTCTATGGGCACTCGCTCCTGATTCGCTCGTACGAGGCGGGTCATGTCATCGACGTGTTCTGGGTGGGCGCTTTCTGCCTGATGATCTGGGCCGCCTACGAAGCGGACTGGCTGCACACCGAGCGCTCCCGCGTGAGCGATGTGTCACCCACCCTCGATGCATTGGTGCCTGCGCTGGGAGTCTTGGCGATCACCGTCGTGGCCTTCGCCTTTCACACTCAGTGGACCACGGAGCTCGTGCCCTTTTTGGTAGGGCTTGGAGTGATGCTGGCGCTCTTCATGGGCATGCGCGCTTGGGGTAGCTCGCAGCTCGTGAAGGGCCTGCTAGACGACGTGCGGCGCGAAGAACGCCGCTTCCGCGTCCTGCTCGACGACGCCCCCATCGGCATCGCCTACATTCGCGACGACGGCAAAGTAGCGATCTGCAACCGACGCCTGAAGCAAATGACCAAGAGCGGTTCCATTGATTTGCTGGAAGGCGAAGAGTGGGTGGAGTCAGGGGTGTCTGATCGTATCCGTACGGTACTACTACGAAAGGAGCGCATCCAGTCGGAGCACACCCTCGCAGCGCCTGAGAAGGGTCAGGAGGGGGAGAAGGAGCACTTGTCTTCGGAGCTCGAGCGGCACATCCAACTCAGCGTCGCCCCCCTTGGGGGAGGCGGCGCGCTAGCGTTGATCTCCGATGGCACCGAGCAGCACATGCTGCTCAAGCAGCTCGTCCAAGCCCAAAAGATGGAAGCCGTCGGTAGCCTGGCAGGTGGTCTCGCTCACGACTTCAACAACCTGCTCACTGCAATGCTCGCAGGCGTGTCCCTGGTGCGCCTGAAGCAGGACGACCCGGAACTCGACGAGCATCTGGAGCAGATGGAGCAGTCGATGTGGCAAGCCGCGGAGCTCACTCAGCGTCTGCTCACCCTGTCTCGCAAACGCGAAGCGACGATGGGGCCAATGCAGCCCGCAAAGATCGTGCGTCGCGTAGCCAAGCTCCTCGAACGCAGCATCGCGGAGACGATCACGCTCAAGCTAGACCTCGAGGAAGAAGACTTGTGCATCCTCGGCGACGGAGGACAGCTGGAACAAGCGCTGCTGAACCTTGCGCTCAACGCCCGGGACGCCATGCCAGAGGGCGGTAGGCTCGAGTTCAAGATGCGGGTGGCAGATCTCACAGCCGCCTCCGCCCGTAGTCTGCCCGGCTCTTACCTGGTGCTGACCGTGACCGACACGGGTCACGGTATCCCCGAGGAAGTGCAGTCTCGAGTATTCGAGCCTTTCTTCACGACCAAGGCGGCGGGGGAAGGCACCGGCCTCGGCCTCGCGATGGTCTACGCAAGCATGAAGGAACAGGGCGGTTGGGCCTCGGTCTCCAGCTTGATGGGTCGGGGTACGACGTTCTCCCTCTACTTGCCCGCCCGTGAAGCGGATGCGAGTGAGGTCGAGAGCGACCGCTTCACTTCAGCATTGCCGCAAGGAACTGAATCAATCCTGGTCGTCGACGATCGAGACGCGCCGCTCCTGGCCGCGAAGGGTGTCCTCGACGCTTGTGGCTATCGCGTGGTGCTTGCTTGGTCTGGGGCAGAGGCGCTCGAACGCATTTCCAAGGGCGATCAGGCGTTTGACCTGGTGATCACAGATGCGGTGATGCCGAATATGGGTGGGCGCCGATTGCTGGCCGAGCTCAAGGCGCGCGAGGTGAACATCCCGGTAATTCTCGCCACGGGCTACGAGGTGGATCCCCACACCTCGAGCGACAGCTTCTCCGCGGTGATCGCCAAGCCTTACCACTCGAAGGAGCTCGCACGCATCGTGCGGCGCGTGCTTGATGAGCGCGCGAATCAAGTAAGCAGTAGCTCCAGGGCGGGCTGA
- a CDS encoding 16S rRNA (uracil(1498)-N(3))-methyltransferase has protein sequence MNLILISPAELDPRSMRAVLIGRRAVHVRQVHRARVGDHLRVGMLDGAVGQGTVVELSGDRVVLEIELRATPPQDAGMHLVLALPRPKVLGRLLRDATTLGIKRLTLVNAARVEKSYWQNHRLAPEWMRDQAVLGLEQARDTLMPRIDVRRRFRPFVEDELSQAQGFKLVLHPTATEACPRASNQYLTLAVGPEGGFIPFELELLANAGFSPLTLGPRVLRVETVIGVLVGRLRG, from the coding sequence TTGAACCTGATTCTGATCTCACCAGCCGAGCTAGACCCTCGCAGCATGCGAGCGGTGCTGATAGGGCGCCGTGCTGTCCATGTGCGTCAGGTCCACCGCGCGCGCGTCGGAGACCACCTGCGCGTCGGCATGCTGGATGGCGCGGTGGGGCAAGGCACGGTGGTCGAACTGTCCGGAGACCGAGTGGTGCTCGAAATCGAGCTCCGCGCAACGCCCCCTCAAGACGCGGGCATGCACCTGGTGCTGGCGTTGCCCCGCCCCAAGGTCCTCGGCCGCCTGCTCCGCGACGCAACGACGCTCGGGATCAAGCGCCTGACTCTGGTCAACGCGGCGCGTGTGGAAAAGAGCTACTGGCAAAACCATCGCCTGGCACCGGAGTGGATGCGGGACCAGGCGGTGCTTGGCCTCGAGCAAGCACGCGACACCTTGATGCCCAGGATTGACGTGCGCCGTCGCTTTCGGCCGTTCGTGGAGGACGAGCTGAGCCAAGCGCAGGGATTCAAGCTCGTGCTCCACCCAACCGCTACGGAGGCGTGTCCCCGCGCGAGCAACCAGTACCTGACGCTGGCGGTTGGGCCGGAGGGCGGGTTCATCCCCTTCGAGCTGGAACTCCTGGCAAACGCGGGGTTTTCTCCGCTGACACTTGGACCGCGCGTGCTCCGCGTGGAAACAGTCATCGGCGTTCTGGTCGGTCGCCTCCGAGGATGA
- a CDS encoding DUF1592 domain-containing protein has translation MRPLRWLAIPLLLGASCAGWSCQGQIGNPGASGELGGGGEGAGGPGSAPVSFTCDETKAPDAVPLRRLSNVQLRNTVRDLLERTLPGDADTIYASVETTLNGFPQDARKGPEEHWGGFTRVDQSVTQEHVDRDYDLAVALGKALTADDSRLSAVAQACATDGDASNDDACLDAFVKGFGERVLRKQLSTEDVDFYKRPAGTAPFERADWADVIALMIASPNFFYMVEHGGDEAVAGKPDLFAVSAYELASRLSYHFWQSMPDDTLLGHARDGSLLDPQVYSAEVDRLFDDPRTRQTIRQFYAEWFRRADVAQLNTLVGTAAYDELRGDFEPSPNLRDAMFDEVTDMALYYTLDTPGHVEDFYRSRKAFPRSQELADFYNVPVWDGVGEPPDFSEPERQGLLTRAAMVATGAANTRPIMKGVFIRRALLCDKLPPPPADVMATTPEPATDATSRQVVENLTGTGICPDCHAKAINPLGFATENFDALGRPRDIEKMIDLVTGAVHGEAPVDTEVVARITPEDERIAKDGIELQELMIESGKVQACFARAYFRFTFGRTEQVSKDACVLDVMHQPLKTGQPIKETLRSVALSDDFLQRNFGDK, from the coding sequence ATGCGACCACTACGCTGGCTAGCGATCCCCCTGCTGTTGGGCGCCTCCTGCGCCGGGTGGAGTTGTCAGGGACAGATCGGTAATCCGGGAGCATCCGGGGAGCTTGGAGGAGGCGGTGAGGGGGCCGGAGGCCCTGGCTCCGCTCCGGTGTCATTCACCTGCGACGAGACGAAAGCGCCTGACGCGGTTCCGCTGCGTCGTCTCTCGAATGTGCAACTACGCAACACCGTGCGCGACCTGCTCGAGCGGACGCTGCCCGGTGACGCGGACACGATCTACGCGAGCGTCGAGACGACCTTGAACGGTTTCCCTCAGGACGCGCGGAAAGGGCCGGAAGAGCACTGGGGCGGCTTTACCCGCGTGGACCAGTCGGTGACTCAAGAGCACGTCGATCGCGACTACGACTTGGCCGTCGCGCTCGGCAAAGCACTCACCGCGGATGACTCCCGGCTCTCCGCTGTCGCTCAAGCCTGTGCAACGGACGGGGACGCAAGCAACGACGATGCGTGCCTTGACGCCTTCGTGAAGGGCTTCGGCGAGCGGGTGCTCCGCAAGCAGCTCTCGACGGAGGACGTCGACTTCTACAAGCGCCCCGCCGGCACCGCGCCCTTCGAGCGCGCGGATTGGGCCGATGTGATCGCGTTGATGATCGCATCCCCTAACTTCTTTTACATGGTGGAGCACGGTGGAGACGAAGCGGTCGCCGGCAAGCCCGATCTGTTTGCCGTCTCAGCCTACGAGCTCGCGTCGCGCCTCTCGTATCACTTCTGGCAGAGCATGCCTGACGACACCTTGCTGGGGCACGCGCGGGACGGCAGCTTGCTCGACCCCCAAGTGTACTCCGCGGAAGTCGACCGCTTGTTTGATGATCCGCGGACCCGCCAGACCATCCGGCAATTCTATGCGGAATGGTTCAGGCGCGCGGACGTAGCCCAACTGAACACCCTGGTCGGCACCGCAGCGTATGACGAGCTGCGGGGAGACTTCGAACCCTCACCAAACTTGCGCGACGCGATGTTCGACGAGGTGACGGACATGGCGCTCTACTACACCCTCGACACGCCTGGCCATGTCGAGGACTTCTACCGCAGCCGAAAGGCGTTTCCGCGCAGCCAGGAGCTTGCGGACTTCTACAACGTCCCCGTGTGGGATGGCGTCGGTGAACCCCCTGACTTCAGCGAGCCAGAGCGCCAGGGACTGTTGACTCGTGCAGCGATGGTCGCGACAGGCGCCGCGAACACGCGCCCAATCATGAAGGGTGTGTTCATCCGCAGGGCGCTGCTTTGTGACAAGCTGCCGCCGCCTCCCGCGGACGTGATGGCGACGACCCCGGAGCCGGCGACCGATGCAACCTCCAGGCAGGTGGTGGAGAACCTCACGGGGACTGGCATCTGCCCGGACTGCCATGCAAAGGCCATCAACCCCCTCGGCTTTGCCACAGAGAATTTCGACGCACTGGGGAGACCCCGCGACATCGAGAAGATGATCGACCTCGTCACTGGCGCGGTGCATGGCGAGGCGCCCGTCGATACGGAAGTGGTCGCGCGCATCACACCCGAAGACGAGCGTATCGCGAAGGACGGTATCGAGCTGCAAGAGCTGATGATCGAGAGCGGGAAGGTGCAGGCGTGCTTCGCCCGTGCCTACTTCCGCTTCACGTTTGGGCGCACGGAGCAGGTTAGCAAAGATGCCTGCGTGCTCGACGTAATGCACCAACCTCTCAAGACCGGTCAGCCCATCAAAGAGACGCTGCGATCCGTCGCCCTTTCGGATGACTTCCTGCAGCGCAACTTCGGAGACAAGTGA
- a CDS encoding DUF1552 domain-containing protein — MKVTRRHVLRGIGGFTLALPFLPSLLSSSEAKAAPTGPIRRFIAMRMDHGGLGSANVYPDDALLTEQMDYAGHTIRRGDLALGDVSGTARLSNVLNAPGSKWTAALAAKMNVVRGLDLPFYIAHHRGGTLGNYGDSDDQQREYVPTCDQVLAWSDKFYGDLSTILQRSAVLGSGSMSWNHTVPSDKNSPIEPLHAENSSLSLFDQLYRDPGNQMEQRTPVVDLVLEDYKRLRDGNRRLSSMDRQRLDSHIAKLDEIQRRLGVTLSCDGVTRPTEDSADLQRDNFLHNVPKHIQFWSLMNDVIVAALSCDTTRIVTLRTGDMWGNGGATGWFHETPLEWHQEVAHKWFQGDRQQILAESNQRFFEHLFLDLVSKLDAVQEADGSTLLDSCLAFWTQESGIHTHDPIDFPIVMAGSAAGWLRTGQYLDYRNMNVVAHNGQGDNDSGEVTHVGLLYNQFLGTAMQAMGLSPADYEVEAGGGYGYHWDETRTWYAGYNKYPASVKNVRGEVLPFLKA, encoded by the coding sequence ATGAAGGTTACAAGGCGACACGTGCTGCGCGGCATCGGTGGATTCACCCTCGCGCTGCCTTTCCTGCCCTCACTGCTTTCCAGCAGCGAAGCCAAAGCGGCGCCCACGGGGCCAATCCGCCGCTTCATCGCCATGCGCATGGACCACGGTGGACTCGGGAGCGCCAACGTCTATCCGGACGACGCGCTTCTCACCGAGCAAATGGACTACGCGGGGCACACGATCCGACGTGGCGATCTCGCGTTGGGGGATGTCAGTGGAACCGCACGTCTGTCGAACGTCCTCAACGCTCCGGGTAGCAAGTGGACCGCAGCTCTGGCCGCCAAGATGAACGTGGTGCGTGGCCTCGACCTGCCCTTCTACATCGCGCATCATCGTGGCGGTACCCTGGGGAACTACGGGGACAGCGACGATCAGCAACGGGAGTACGTCCCGACGTGTGACCAGGTGCTCGCTTGGTCTGACAAGTTCTACGGCGACCTCAGCACGATCCTCCAGCGCAGCGCGGTGCTCGGCAGCGGAAGCATGTCCTGGAACCACACGGTTCCGAGCGACAAGAACTCGCCAATCGAACCGCTCCACGCCGAGAACAGCTCGCTCAGCTTGTTCGACCAGCTGTATCGCGATCCCGGTAACCAGATGGAGCAGCGCACGCCCGTCGTGGACCTGGTGCTGGAGGACTACAAGCGCCTACGAGATGGGAACCGTCGTCTCTCGAGCATGGACCGTCAGCGACTCGACTCGCACATCGCGAAGCTCGATGAGATCCAGCGTCGACTGGGTGTCACGCTGTCTTGCGATGGGGTCACCCGGCCGACGGAGGACTCTGCGGATCTCCAGCGCGACAACTTCCTGCACAACGTGCCGAAACACATCCAGTTTTGGAGCTTGATGAACGATGTCATCGTTGCCGCGCTCAGCTGCGATACGACACGCATCGTCACGCTGCGTACTGGGGATATGTGGGGCAACGGGGGAGCGACGGGCTGGTTCCACGAAACGCCACTCGAGTGGCACCAAGAAGTCGCACACAAGTGGTTCCAGGGCGACCGGCAACAAATCCTTGCGGAATCAAATCAGCGCTTCTTCGAGCACCTGTTCCTGGACCTCGTCAGCAAGCTGGACGCCGTGCAGGAGGCGGACGGCAGCACATTGCTCGACAGCTGTCTCGCGTTCTGGACGCAAGAGTCGGGCATCCACACGCACGACCCGATCGACTTCCCGATCGTCATGGCTGGTAGCGCCGCCGGCTGGCTGCGTACCGGCCAGTATCTCGACTACCGCAACATGAACGTGGTGGCTCACAACGGCCAAGGCGACAACGACAGCGGTGAGGTCACCCACGTGGGGTTGCTGTACAACCAGTTCCTCGGCACTGCGATGCAGGCGATGGGACTCAGCCCGGCGGACTACGAGGTCGAAGCTGGCGGCGGTTACGGCTACCACTGGGACGAAACACGTACCTGGTACGCCGGCTACAACAAGTATCCGGCGAGCGTGAAGAACGTGCGCGGCGAAGTGCTACCGTTCCTGAAGGCGTAA
- a CDS encoding transglutaminase domain-containing protein produces the protein MKRRPSRVVTRGGALFSVLLALLVGGRAAADGPVLHEYFEPDPKEDVMLQATAMGSDLPAAIDTPSGVVRAPDISRMPSQVEKAYGGSSTPESVDASYRIDSDTTRPDVVSYDDPFTPAVTPFKRLYAYDAVSDALELVVEDKSMTKLSMGGVTQVTDDQFFADMTVDLEADVPVRVPSPGPMAKLLKARSQPEVKFEMLRDSADNWFIRAEQRARVRLVMQIAVPRDAFGGRYADVSFASLKPRLPALPRAVRDDALEVARHVGITAGQTPRSVVQALVGYFRGFAPSGQRPQGGGAALYKELALSKKGVCRHRAYAFVITAQAVGIPARMIRNEAHAWVEVWDGQIWHRIDLGGAAGRMELEQDESRQAHVPPQDPYKWPEGSESGTEMADEARSSGQQPGGNGNGAPGGQTGDAGAAQSSSDPGGSDSNPGAASPLSMLTQDGGLSRDEDDKRPTPDMSLKLGQPDVQRGHALRVTGSVSSDSKSCGGVRVDVGLKSASGEVYLLQSISTDAEGRFDDSVMVPFHLSVGEYEVIASTPGNERCGAALSR, from the coding sequence ATGAAGCGTAGACCTTCTCGCGTCGTGACGCGCGGGGGTGCGCTGTTTAGCGTCCTGCTGGCTCTCTTGGTTGGGGGGAGGGCAGCAGCAGACGGGCCGGTGCTCCACGAGTACTTCGAACCGGATCCGAAGGAAGACGTGATGCTGCAAGCGACTGCCATGGGCAGCGACTTGCCGGCGGCCATCGATACACCGAGCGGCGTGGTGCGCGCGCCCGATATCTCCCGCATGCCTTCCCAAGTGGAAAAGGCCTACGGCGGGAGCTCCACGCCAGAGAGCGTGGACGCCAGCTACCGCATCGACTCCGACACCACGCGCCCGGACGTCGTGAGCTATGACGACCCCTTCACGCCCGCAGTGACGCCCTTCAAGCGCCTCTACGCCTACGACGCGGTGAGCGACGCGTTGGAGCTGGTGGTGGAGGACAAGTCGATGACGAAGCTCAGTATGGGCGGCGTCACCCAGGTCACCGACGACCAGTTCTTTGCGGATATGACCGTCGATCTCGAGGCGGACGTCCCCGTGCGCGTGCCATCGCCCGGGCCCATGGCAAAGCTGCTCAAGGCGCGCTCTCAGCCCGAGGTGAAGTTCGAGATGCTGCGCGACAGTGCGGACAACTGGTTTATCCGTGCGGAACAGCGGGCCCGGGTGCGGTTGGTGATGCAGATCGCCGTGCCCCGGGATGCGTTTGGTGGGCGCTACGCGGACGTGAGCTTCGCGTCGCTGAAGCCGCGCTTGCCGGCGCTGCCTCGTGCCGTGCGAGACGACGCGCTCGAGGTGGCGCGTCATGTCGGCATTACCGCGGGGCAAACGCCGCGTAGCGTGGTTCAGGCGCTGGTGGGCTACTTCCGCGGGTTTGCTCCGAGCGGTCAGCGGCCCCAAGGCGGCGGCGCCGCGCTCTACAAGGAGCTTGCGCTATCAAAGAAGGGCGTGTGTCGTCACCGCGCGTACGCCTTCGTGATCACGGCGCAAGCGGTGGGGATCCCGGCGCGCATGATCCGCAACGAGGCCCATGCTTGGGTCGAGGTGTGGGACGGCCAGATCTGGCATCGCATCGACCTCGGCGGCGCCGCGGGGCGCATGGAGCTCGAGCAGGATGAGTCGCGCCAGGCACACGTGCCACCTCAAGACCCCTACAAGTGGCCCGAAGGCAGCGAGTCGGGAACCGAGATGGCGGATGAGGCTCGCAGCTCCGGACAGCAGCCAGGGGGCAACGGCAACGGTGCTCCCGGTGGGCAAACTGGGGACGCAGGAGCAGCCCAGTCGTCGTCAGATCCCGGCGGAAGTGACTCCAACCCCGGCGCCGCGTCGCCGCTGTCCATGCTGACCCAGGACGGAGGGCTGTCTCGAGACGAAGACGACAAGCGCCCGACGCCTGATATGAGCTTGAAGCTCGGCCAACCGGACGTACAGCGCGGACACGCCCTGCGAGTGACCGGCAGCGTGAGCTCCGATAGCAAGAGCTGCGGCGGTGTGCGCGTCGACGTGGGCCTGAAGAGCGCTAGCGGTGAAGTCTACCTGCTTCAGTCCATTTCCACCGATGCCGAGGGCCGCTTCGATGACTCGGTGATGGTTCCGTTCCACCTCAGCGTGGGTGAGTACGAAGTCATCGCGAGCACGCCGGGGAATGAGCGTTGCGGAGCTGCCCTCAGTCGTTGA